A genomic stretch from Erigeron canadensis isolate Cc75 chromosome 9, C_canadensis_v1, whole genome shotgun sequence includes:
- the LOC122581553 gene encoding subtilisin-like protease SBT1.2: protein MASKTFIFCTAILLHFFSIQTYSHQLLKTYIVQLHPKAMSPLVFASKLHWHLSFLEETIDDEPSSRLLYSYDSSMEGFAAQLSEHELEVIRKMQHVVAIRPDRVHNVQTTYSYKFLGLSPTNEDGAWVKSGFGRGSIIGVLDTGVWPESPSFNDRDMPPVPSKWRGICQQGDDFNSSNCNKKLIGARYFSKGHRVASLFPTENEVSEYVSPRDSHGHGTHTASTAAGSTVPMASVLGNADGEARGMAPGAHIAIYKVCWFSGCYSSDILAGMDMAIRDGVDILSLSLGGFPLPLYDDSIAIGSFRAMEHKISVICAAGNNGPIANSVANVAPWVATVGASTLDRRFPAVVHIGNGKILYGESMYPGNFHPGAQKRLEVVYLTGGDRGSNYCFKGSLPKDKVQGKMVVCDRGVNGRAEKGQVVKESGGAAMILANTEINEEEDSVDTHVLPATLIGFSEAVQLKTYINSTRRPMGRIIFGGTVIGKSRGPSVAQFSSRGPNFLDPVIPKPDVIAPGVNIIAAWPQNLGPSSLPQDNRRVNFTVMSGTSMACPHVGGLAALIRSAHPKWSPAAIKSALMTSTDITDHHGKPIMDGNKPAGILAMGAGHVNPERAIEPGLIYDITPNEYIMHLCTIKYTNSEIFTITHRNVSCPDIMKKNKGFSLNYPSISVTFKSGMTSKMIKRRVTNVGKPSSVYTVKVVAPEGVKVRVRPRRLSFSRSNQSLSYRVWFIMKKSSGSKRATLGQGQLTWTNVKDSRIKIRSPILVTKSSNKKGSHNNN, encoded by the coding sequence ATGGCATCCAAAACCTTCATTTTTTGTACAGCCATTTTACTACATTTTTTTAGCATCCAAACTTATTCTCATCAACTCCTCAAAACCTACATTGTTCAACTCCATCCCAAAGCAATGTCTCCCTTGGTTTTCGCTTCCAAGCTTCATTGGCACCTTTCGTTTCTTGAGGAAACCATCGACGACGAACCTTCTTCACGTCTTTTGTACTCTTACGACTCATCCATGGAGGGTTTTGCAGCTCAGCTGTCAGAACACGAGTTAGAGGTGATTCGTAAGATGCAACATGTGGTAGCCATAAGACCAGACCGGGTGCATAATGTTCAAACTACTTATTCTTATAAGTTTTTGGGGTTAAGCCCGACAAATGAAGATGGTGCTTGGGTTAAGTCCGGGTTTGGTCGAGGATCGATCATCGGAGTACTTGACACCGGGGTTTGGCCCGAAAGCCCGAGTTTCAATGACCGAGATATGCCCCCTGTTCCTTCGAAATGGAGAGGGATTTGCCAACAAGgagatgattttaattcttcgAACTGTAACAAAAAGCTCATAGGTGCCAGATATTTTAGTAAAGGGCACCGGGTTGCTTCTTTGTTTCCAACTGAAAATGAAGTATCTGAGTATGTGTCGCCTCGGGATTCACATGGACATGGGACTCATACCGCGTCAACTGCAGCGGGGTCCACGGTCCCAATGGCGAGTGTGCTCGGAAATGCAGATGGGGAGGCCCGGGGTATGGCACCAGGAGCCCATATAGCCATATATAAGGTCTGCTGGTTTAGTGGATGCTATAGCTCAGATATATTGGCAGGAATGGATATGGCAATCCGCGACGGGGTTGACATCCTTTCGCTATCTCTTGGTGGGTTTCCACTTCCTCTATATGATGACAGCATTGCGATTGGTAGTTTCCGGGCCATGGAGCACAAGATATCCGTTATATGTGCTGCCGGGAATAATGGGCCAATTGCAAATTCGGTTGCCAATGTGGCTCCATGGGTTGCAACTGTTGGTGCTAGCACACTTGACAGAAGGTTTCCGGCTGTGGTTCATATCGGAAATGGAAAGATTCTTTATGGAGAATCTATGTATCCTGGGAACTTCCACCCGGGTGCCCAAAAACGACTAGAAGTCGTTTACTTAACAGGTGGAGACCGAGGAAGCAATTATTGCTTCAAAGGTTCTCTTCCGAAAGATAAAGTACAAGGAAAAATGGTGGTTTGTGACAGAGGAGTTAACGGGCGGGCAGAGAAAGGCCAAGTTGTGAAGGAGTCTGGTGGTGCTGCCATGATTCTGGCAAATACGGAGATAAACGAGGAAGAAGACTCGGTCGACACACATGTTTTACCGGCGACTTTGATTGGGTTTTCTGAAGCAGTTCAACTAAAGACTTACATCAACTCTACAAGACGACCCATGGGTCGGATAATATTTGGGGGAACAGTAATAGGTAAAAGTAGAGGACCTTCGGTAGCTCAGTTTTCATCACGGGGACCAAATTTCTTGGACCCCGTAATACCTAAACCGGATGTCATTGCACCCGGTGTTAACATTATAGCTGCTTGGCCACAGAATTTGGGGCCATCCAGTCTGCCACAAGATAATAGAAGAGTCAACTTTACGGTCATGTCTGGAACATCTATGGCATGCCCTCATGTCGGCGGCCTTGCAGCTTTGATACGTTCTGCACATCCAAAATGGAGTCCTGCAGCCATCAAATCAGCCCTTATGACTAGCACTGATATAACGGACCATCATGGCAAACCCATCATGGATGGTAACAAACCTGCAGGGATTCTTGCAATGGGAGCTGGACATGTGAATCCCGAAAGAGCGATAGAACCAGGATTGATATACGACATTACTCCAAATGAGTATATTATGCATTTATGCACCATAAAGTATACAAATTCGGAGATTTTCACTATAACTCACAGAAATGTTAGTTGTCCTGATATCATGAAGAAGAACAAGGGTTTTAGCCTTAATTACCCTTCCATTTCTGTGACTTTCAAATCAGGAATGACTAGTAAGATGATCAAAAGGCGTGTTACGAATGTGGGAAAGCCTAGCTCAGTTTACACAGTTAAAGTGGTGGCACCAGAAGGTGTCAAAGTACGTGTCAGGCCAAGAAGACTATCGTTTTCACGGTCAAATCAGAGTTTGAGTTATCGAGTTTGGTTCATCATGAAAAAGTCATCAGGGTCCAAACGAGCTACACTTGGTCAAGGGCAATTAACATGGACGAACGTAAAGGACAGTAGAATCAAGATTCGAAGTCCTATTCTAGTTACAAAGTCATCTAACAAAAAGGGTAGTCATAACAATAATTAG
- the LOC122581554 gene encoding photosystem II reaction center PSB28 protein, chloroplastic produces the protein MATLQTMAAFSSPLSHSCHQPRFLSGMTSGVVCHSSRSAFSGQALSIPLSGHSKNLKSSRTFTLPIKMVKPSIQFIPGKDEQTIPDVKLTKSRDGTNGMAIFKFDEPSVFDSSGEVGDITGFFMIDDEGTLQSVDVSAKFVNGRPAGIEAKYVMRTPRDWDRFMRFMERYANVNGLQFVKS, from the exons ATGGCGACTCTGCAAACTATGGCTGCCTTCTCATCACCACTTTCTCATTCTTGTCATCAACCTCGTTTCCTTTCAG GGATGACATCAGGAGTGGTTTGTCACAGTTCGCGTTCTGCATTCAGTGGTCAGGCATTGAGCATACCACTTTCAGGGCATTCCAAGAATCTCAAAAGCTCTCGAACGTTTACACTTCCTATAAAGATGGTGAAGCCGTCGATTCAGTTCATACCAGGTAAAGATGAACAAACTATACCAGATGTGAAGCTAACAAAATCAAGGGATGGGACTAACGGTATGGCTATTTTCAAGTTTGATGAACCATCGGTTTTTGACTCATCTGGTGAAGTTGGAGATATTACTGGATTTTTCATGATTGATGATGAAGGGACACTCCAGTCAGTTGATGTCAGTGCAAAATTCGTCAATGGAAGACCAGCTGGGATTGAAGCAAAGTATGTGATGCGGACTCCACGAGACTGGGACAGGTTCATGAGGTTCATGGAACGTTATGCCAATGTGAACGGCTTGCAGTTCGTTAAAAGCTAA
- the LOC122581474 gene encoding xyloglucan galactosyltransferase MUR3 — translation MRRRSPVNISSDQMEKGNNNKSQKSRVCVLGFLCVLFWGFLLYFHFIIIGGRSLQLNSSVSYDSVTPEAIPVVRRPIETSLPVVEQPDTDKPEPDRPVEHSNDMNKVFGDKLDNVVEPTLDQVDKTDVDRTEVDKTDVDRREVERFPFMKAMRTVENKSDPCGGRYVYVHDLPSRFNEDMLKQCRSLSKWTNMCKFTTNAGLGPPLENTEGVFSDNGWYATNQFAVDVIFSNRMKQYECLTNDSSLAAAIFVPFYAGFDIARYLWGYNISMRDAASLDLVDWLQKRPEWGIMGGKDHFLVAGRITWDFRRLSEEETDWGSKLLFLPAAKNMSMLVVESSPWNANDFAIPYPTYFHPSKDAEVFAWQDRMMNLDRKWLFCFAGAPRPDNPKSIRGQLIDQCKSSSVGKLLECDLGESKCHSPSSIMQMFQSSVFCLQPQGDSYTRRSAFDSMLAGCIPVFFHPGSAYTQYTWHLPKNYTMYSVFIPEDDLRKKNISLEERLGQIPPEQVKKMREEVINLIPRLIYADPRSKLHSHKDAFDVSVQAIINKVTRLRKDIIEGRTDEDFIEELSWKYALLDEGEYVGVHEWDPFFSKPKPNDGNNDPDGSAAAEAAKNSWKNEQRDHS, via the coding sequence ATGAGACGGCGTTCACCGGTGAATATATCATCAGATCAAATGGaaaaaggaaataataataaatcacaaAAATCTCGTGTTTGTGTGTTAGGTTTTCTCTGTGTGTTATTTTGgggatttttattatattttcattttattataattggTGGTAGATCTCTTCAACTTAATAGCTCTGTTTCGTATGATTCCGTAACTCCGGAAGCTATTCCGGTTGTTCGTCGTCCCATCGAGACTAGTTTGCCTGTAGTTGAACAGCCCGATACTGATAAGCCCGAACCGGATCGTCCGGTTGAACATAGTAATGACATGAATAAGGTATTTGGTGATAAATTAGATAATGTAGTTGAACCTACACTAGATCAAGTTGATAAGACGGATGTAGATAGGACGGAAGTTGATAAAACGGACGTAGATAGGAGGGAAGTTGAGCGTTTTCCGTTTATGAAGGCAATGAGGACGGTAGAGAATAAGAGTGATCCGTGTGGAGGGAGATATGTTTATGTACATGATCTTCCTTCTAGGTTTAATGAGGATATGCTTAAGCAATGTAGGAGTTTAAGTAAATGGACGAATATGTGTAAGTTCACGACGAATGCTGGACTTGGACCGCCATTGGAGAATACTGAAGGGGTGTTTTCGGATAATGGATGGTATGCAACGAATCAGTTTGCGGTGGATGTTATTTTTAGTAATAGGATGAAGCAGTATGAGTGTTTGACTAATGATTCTTCGCTTGCTGCGGCTATATTTGTGCCTTTTTATGCGGGGTTTGATATTGCTCGGTATCTTTGGGGGTATAATATATCTATGAGGGATGCTGCGTCTCTTGATCTTGTTGATTGGTTGCAGAAGAGACCCGAGTGGGGGATAATGGGAGGCAAGGATCATTTTCTTGTTGCGGGTAGGATCACGTGGGATTTTAGGAGATTGAGTGAAGAGGAAACGGATTGGGGGAGTAAGCTTTTGTTTCTGCCGGCTGCTAAAAACATGTCCATGCTTGTGGTGGAATCTAGTCCGTGGAATGCGAATGATTTTGCCATTCCTTATCCTACTTATTTTCATCCGTCAAAGGATGCTGAGGTGTTTGCGTGGCAGGATCGGATGATGAACTTAGATAGGAAATGGCTGTTCTGTTTTGCTGGGGCACCTCGTCCTGATAATCCGAAATCAATTAGGGGTCAGCTTATTGATCAGTGCAAAAGTTCAAGTGTTGGAAAGCTTTTAGAATGTGATCTTGGTGAGAGCAAGTGTCATTCCCCTAGTAGTATAATGCAGATGTTCCAGAGCTCAGTTTTCTGTCTTCAACCACAAGGTGATTCATATACAAGAAGATCAGCGTTTGACTCAATGTTGGCTGGTTGCATTCCGGTCTTTTTTCATCCTGGTTCTGCGTACACACAATATACATGGCATCTCCCAAAAAATTACACAATGTATTCTGTGTTTATCCCAGAGGATGATCTTCGTAAGAAGAATATAAGTTTAGAAGAACGACTAGGTCAAATCCCGCCGGAACAGGTCAAGAAGATGAGAGAGGAGGTCATAAATTTGATCCCAAGGCTGATATATGCAGACCCTCGTTCAAAACTACACTCTCACAAAGATGCATTTGATGTATCTGTTCAAGCAATTATCAACAAGGTGACAAGATTGAGGAAAGACATCATTGAAGGTCGCACTGATGAAGATTTCATTGAAGAATTAAGTTGGAAGTATGCTTTATTAGATGAAGGCGAGTATGTGGGCGTTCATGAATGGGATCCCTTTTTCtctaaaccaaaaccgaatGATGGAAACAATGATCCAGATGGTTCTGCAGCAGCAGAAGCAGCAAAGAATTCTTGGAAAAACGAGCAAAGAGACCACTCATGA